CCCTGCCCTGTACACTCTCCCAAATTCAGGCTTCACGTCCTCTTCCTTGGATGTTGTCTTTCCCTCTCTGTAGGCTGTGATAATGTGATCTGCGTGTGGAACGTGGGCACGGGGGAGCTAGTGTACCAGCTTGATGACGCCCACCCAGACTTGATCTACAGTGTCAGCTGGAACAAGGACGGCAGTGCGATATGTACCGTCTGCAAGGACAAAGCCCTGCGCGTCATCGATCCGCGAAGAGGCGCCGTCCTCAAGGTTATTTCACATTCATGCTGTCCGTGCAGATGTGAGCAAGGCGTGGAGCGCCGCTCAGCTCTCATTTCTGGTATAGTGCATCAGTGATGGCTCTTGATCAGCTTGTGACTGCTTTCCTAGGTCAGAGAGAAAGTCCATGATGGTACCAGGCCCATGAGAGCCGTGTTCCTCTCTGATGGAAAGATCTTGACCACAGGCTTCAGCCGTATGAGCGAGAGGCAGCTGGCTTTGTGGGATACTGTAAGTTTCTTGTTAAACGTGTGGTTTTAACGcaggtgaactgaattttaCACATGGAAAAGGTttgagacacaaaaacatgtgtgaTTGTTAAAGTAGGCATTCTAGTGATGTGAAAATGCTTTTATCTTACAGAAAGACCTCTCAGAGCCAATGGTTATACAGGAAATGGATACGAGTAATGGAGTTCTTCTGCCCTTTTATGACCCCGACACGAACATGGTCTACCTGTGTGGGAAGGTGAAGCCTTGGCGTCGTGTGGCAAATAGAAATTTAGCTTGTTGTATGCAGCGTCAATCATCGtgattgttttgtgttttttgtttttaatctcatGGCTTTCAGGGGGACTGCACCATTCGATACTTTGAAGTGACTGATGAATCACCGTACGTTCACTTCCTCAGCTTATACAGCAGCAAAGAGCCTCAGAGGGGTGCAGGCTTTCTGAGTAAAAGAGGTGTGGATGTCAATAAGTGTGAAATTGCCAGGTAAGAATAGTATGCATACCCGTGACTAGTAAAAACTACAATACCCAGCTGCCTCAGGAACTAACCAGTCTCCTAAAAGTGGGAGAGAATAATGCAGAATAACATCAGACGGGACTTTCTACTTGCTTTTTCGGCAGGTTTTATAAGCTTCATGAGAGGAAGGTGGAACCCATTTCTATGACTGTACCACGAAAGgtaaggcacacacacacttttaaagtgGACTTTATGAACTGCCTTTTTAAATAGCTAATAAAGATCCTGTTTCCATATTTCCTCTCCAGTCAGATCTGTTCCAGGGAGACCTTTACCCAGACACAGCCGGCCTGGAGCCAGCCCTCCTGGCTGATGAATGGATCGCGGGGCAGGACGCGCCGCCGCTGCTGGTCTCCCTGAGTGGTGGCTACACAGCTCCTCCAtccaaacacagagacactcTCAGAAGCAAGCCCAAGCTCGTCTCTCAGGACTCTGGGACCGGGGCCGTCCCACCTTCAGCAGGGAACGTAGCAGCTCCCACATCCACACCTacctctgccaccaaggagacAGAAGAAGAGACGCCACAGCCGAGAGCGGCCACGAGGGAGATGGATGGAAACGGCGAGAGGCCAAAGAGAGAGGTCGGTCAGCAGCAAGTGAGATGCTGATTTAAGATttttttgaagctatttttgacttgttttttttctctctctcttctttcagGATGACGTGTTGAGCGAGCTGTTAGCAGAAATGAAAGCTCTGCGGGCCGTCGTGCTGGCTCAGAACCAGAGAATTGAGTTGCTGGAGAGGCAGCTAGCACGGATTGAAGATGGGGATGTATGAGCAAGCGGAAGATTCACTACATTCAGatggcttttttttcccttaaatcCATAGACCATAGCCTTACTAGAGTCAACAGTACCTTAAGCAGTGTGGGCTAAAGAATGTAGTGTAGAGCAGCAACTAATTGTGAATAAATAGGAGCTTACAGTTATTGTTTCCAAGACCACAATATGTGGGTGACAACTGGGTGAGGGATATCGTTGCCGCTGTGTGACGGTGCATATAATGCAGTTTTGATCTTTGCTTTAATTTCGAAGCACCCCGAAGGTGTTGCATCGGCACAGTTGCCTCAATTTGACGCACAAAGTTGTGTTGAAAAGGATTATATTGGAGCTAATGAAGGCTGACAGTCTATAGCAAAGCTATTAAGTACCTCCAgtacatttttctctctctgacgCACTAACAAACGTAACCATTAGGGCTATTTAATCAGGTAGATTAAGCTGCTAAACTGTGATGTCATATCAAACCCCCAGTTGTTAACTCACTGCGTGACTCGTGCTTTGTTTTACTACTTCATAATAGAACACCACGTGTAAAGTTAACTGTCCTCGGC
The sequence above is a segment of the Oreochromis aureus strain Israel breed Guangdong linkage group 3, ZZ_aureus, whole genome shotgun sequence genome. Coding sequences within it:
- the coro1b gene encoding coronin-1B, coding for MSFRRGVVRQSKFRHVFAQAWKAEHCIDDVRVSRVTWDSPLCAVNPKFIAVIIEAGGGGAFLVVPISKSGRIDQFCPTVCGHAAPVLDIQWCPHDDNVIASASEDCTVKVWQIPDGGLTSPVTDATVTLEGHSKRVGLLAWHPTAFNILLTAGCDNVICVWNVGTGELVYQLDDAHPDLIYSVSWNKDGSAICTVCKDKALRVIDPRRGAVLKVREKVHDGTRPMRAVFLSDGKILTTGFSRMSERQLALWDTKDLSEPMVIQEMDTSNGVLLPFYDPDTNMVYLCGKGDCTIRYFEVTDESPYVHFLSLYSSKEPQRGAGFLSKRGVDVNKCEIARFYKLHERKVEPISMTVPRKSDLFQGDLYPDTAGLEPALLADEWIAGQDAPPLLVSLSGGYTAPPSKHRDTLRSKPKLVSQDSGTGAVPPSAGNVAAPTSTPTSATKETEEETPQPRAATREMDGNGERPKREDDVLSELLAEMKALRAVVLAQNQRIELLERQLARIEDGDV